One segment of Odocoileus virginianus isolate 20LAN1187 ecotype Illinois chromosome 32, Ovbor_1.2, whole genome shotgun sequence DNA contains the following:
- the SMIM18 gene encoding small integral membrane protein 18, whose amino-acid sequence MASLSSSLWNETTTSVYQYLGFQVPKIYPFHDNWNTACFVILLLFIFTVVSLVVLAFLYEVLDCCCCVKNKTVKDLKNEPNPIRSMMDNIRKRETEVV is encoded by the coding sequence ATGGCCTCACTGAGCTCCAGCCTCTGGAACGAAACCACTACATCTGTTTATCAGTACCTTGGTTTTCAAGTTCCAAAAATTTACCCTTTCCATGATAACTGGAACACTGCCTGCTttgtcattttgcttttatttatatttacagtgGTTTCTTTGGTGGTGCTGGCTTTTCTTTATGAAGTGCTTGATTGCTGCTGCTgtgtgaaaaacaaaactgtaaaagacttgaaaaatgaaCCAAACCCTATTAGAAGTATGATGGACAACATCAGAAAACGTGAAACTGAAGTGGTCTAG